One Halosegnis longus DNA window includes the following coding sequences:
- a CDS encoding pyridoxamine 5'-phosphate oxidase family protein: protein MALDTDAAELVTDTAYVAHVATTTADEPRVSPVWYAYDPDREVIEFLGKGQKVADIRENPKVALSVRNPEERWHVSIRGTATVSEDVAEINDAARRIFPEYLDGDDPEAWGVAGEKLTFDPDDVLVRVDVGTLTARDSR from the coding sequence ATGGCACTCGACACCGACGCCGCCGAGCTGGTGACCGACACCGCCTACGTGGCCCACGTCGCCACCACGACGGCCGACGAACCGCGGGTCTCGCCCGTCTGGTACGCCTACGACCCCGACCGCGAGGTCATCGAGTTCCTCGGTAAGGGCCAGAAGGTGGCCGATATCCGCGAGAATCCGAAGGTCGCGCTCTCGGTTCGCAACCCCGAGGAACGCTGGCACGTCTCGATTCGCGGCACCGCCACCGTCAGCGAGGACGTGGCCGAAATCAACGACGCGGCCCGCCGCATCTTCCCCGAGTACCTCGACGGCGACGACCCCGAAGCGTGGGGCGTCGCGGGCGAGAAACTCACCTTCGACCCCGACGACGTGCTCGTGCGCGTCGACGTGGGGACGCTGACGGCGCGCGACTCCCGATAA
- a CDS encoding tRNA-binding protein, with product MDSPLANEVVVGKIESAEVFETARKPKLAKLDIDLGDERAQSAAQLLYHHDIDDLPGTRVLCVTDLGTVNIAGYTSEVLTVGVPGEDGNPVLVTPSKDVPLGGELY from the coding sequence ATGGACAGTCCACTCGCCAACGAGGTCGTCGTCGGGAAAATCGAGTCGGCCGAGGTGTTCGAGACCGCGCGGAAACCGAAGCTCGCGAAGCTCGACATCGACCTCGGTGACGAACGCGCACAGTCGGCCGCCCAGCTGCTGTACCACCACGACATTGACGACCTCCCGGGGACGCGTGTCCTCTGTGTGACCGACCTCGGGACGGTGAACATCGCCGGCTACACGTCGGAAGTACTCACGGTCGGCGTGCCGGGCGAGGACGGGAACCCAGTGCTCGTCACGCCCTCGAAGGACGTGCCTCTCGGCGGCGAACTCTACTAA
- the radB gene encoding DNA repair and recombination protein RadB encodes MSEPIPTGCASIDDLLGGGFERGAVTQVYGPPAAGKTNLALAAATEVAAGGAKSLYIDTEGVSVDRFEQLAAAHARDGQTLEDIAGRVIISDALDFQEQEEAVRDAEAFADQVDLIVLDSATGFYRLERDSDDGGETLRTVARQITHLLSLARKHDIAVVATNQVFTDPDSDSDRVKPLGGNTLTHWSGVVLRVERFRGGIRRATLEKHRSKPAGETARFRITGDGLEAVEE; translated from the coding sequence GTGAGCGAGCCGATTCCGACGGGGTGTGCGAGCATCGACGACCTGCTGGGCGGGGGGTTCGAGCGCGGAGCCGTCACGCAGGTGTACGGCCCACCCGCGGCCGGCAAGACGAATCTCGCACTCGCCGCCGCCACGGAGGTCGCCGCCGGTGGCGCGAAGAGCCTCTACATCGACACCGAGGGCGTCTCCGTCGACCGGTTCGAGCAGCTCGCCGCCGCCCACGCCCGCGACGGCCAAACGCTCGAGGATATCGCCGGCCGGGTCATCATCTCTGACGCGCTCGACTTTCAGGAGCAGGAGGAGGCCGTCCGCGACGCCGAGGCCTTCGCCGACCAAGTCGACCTCATCGTGCTCGACTCCGCGACCGGCTTCTACCGGCTCGAACGCGACAGCGACGACGGCGGCGAGACCCTCCGGACGGTGGCGCGCCAGATTACGCATCTGCTCTCGCTGGCGCGCAAACACGACATCGCCGTCGTCGCGACGAATCAGGTGTTCACCGACCCCGACAGCGACTCCGACCGCGTGAAACCGCTCGGCGGGAACACCCTCACCCACTGGTCGGGGGTCGTCCTCCGGGTCGAGCGGTTCCGCGGCGGGATTCGCCGCGCCACCCTGGAGAAACACCGGTCGAAGCCCGCCGGTGAGACGGCCCGGTTCAGGATTACCGGCGACGGGTTGGAGGCCGTCGAGGAGTAG